The Benincasa hispida cultivar B227 chromosome 11, ASM972705v1, whole genome shotgun sequence genome has a segment encoding these proteins:
- the LOC120090685 gene encoding uncharacterized protein LOC120090685, producing MGNYETIALTQKCNTIIQESIHPKMQDPRSFTIPCPIRGVYIGQAPCDLGASINLMQLSMLKRLGIEELAPTKVTLQLADRSLVHPEGKLENVLVKVDKFVLPSDVIILDYEADKDVPIILERPFLSIGRTQIDAYKGETTMQVSGQKMKFNILKAIKYSDEVNTCQAAKLEKY from the coding sequence atggggAATTATGAGACTATTGCACTAACGCAAAAATGCAACACCATTATACAAGAAAGTATTCATCCAAAAATGCAAGATCCAAgaagcttcactattccttgtcCAATTAGAGGAGTTTACATAGGGCAAGCCCCATGCGATCTTGGAGCTAGCATCAATCTCATGCAATTATCAATGTTAAAGCGACTGGGAATAGAAGAACTTGCACCAACAAAAGTTACTTTACAATTAGCAGATCGTTCGCTGGTACACCCAGAAGGAAAATTGGAGAATGTTCTCGTGAAGGTGGATAAATTTGTCTTGCCATCCGATGTCATTATACTGGATTATGAAGCTGACAAAGATGTACCCATTATTTTGGAAAGACCTTTCTTATCCATAGGAAGAACCCAAATTGATGCGTACAAAGGCGAGACAACCATGCAAGTCAGTGGCCAAAAGATGAAGTTTAACATTCTTAAGGCAATTAAATATTCTGATGAGGTCAACACATGCCAAGCAGCTAAATTGGAAAAGTATTAG